agataaactgGTAAAGATGTTGTATGTGTCCTGTTAATAGATGAGACAGATGGTACAGACCAGGCTGTGTTTGCCTCGGACTCTCAGACAGAGGAATTCATGGTACAACAAGTAGGTACAAATGGTGAAAAGATTAATTAAATAGCATATAGGTCTGTCTAGTACATCAGAGTGAAGATCTTGAAGAGTCTCTGGAGCTTTTGCTTTAGAGACTCGTGTTTGATTTATTTCTCCCTTATGTTACAGTTACAGTTCCAAGAAGCTTTCTTTCCAGCCAACCTTTACAAGTTTGctattcaattcattttatcacattatcATGGCAACAAAATCATTGGTGTAGTTAGTTACTGTTGTGTAAGCTGTCTTCTGCTCCCCTGTGTAATATAGAGTGGTCTCTTCTCTTTCTTTACAACTGAAGGATAAATCTGTGGGTTagaaaattaatgataataaaatcagGTTGATGTTGTGTTTAAACTAACATTGTTAACAAGATTGCCTTGATCCACAAATAAAAGTACTAATAATCACTGTTACATGGTTCTCCATAATGGTGTATTTTCAGGCAATTGCTCGCAGCATGCAGGATACAGGTACAAATGGATATAGTGACGAGTCGGATGAGGAAACCAGGCCACACTGTAgtcataccagaataccacccAGACACCAAGGAGGAATTATAGATCAAGGGTCAACAAGAGGAGGTCAAGATTCATATACAGATGACCTAGGTCAAGCAAAGACAAGTTTTCCCGGAAGAGGTCAACAGTTAGGGTACAATTTGGCAAGTGATGACAGAATggtgaaaaaaaatgatgacattatGGATAAAATATCAACTAGTTCTCCTTATGGAAAGGCAAGAGGTGCTGTCAATATTGATGTTCTCAATGAGGATGAGCAGCTACGTTTGGCAATTGAGAACAGTCTGGAGGAAGCAGAACGGCAGAAAGTAGAAAACAGACTTCCGTATCTGTGCGGGAAACTACAGGTGAAATGTGCTGCCACTATATCTCCTGACTGGAAGGCTTCTAGTAGGAGTGAAGGTATTGGTTCTGCATCACATACCCATTTAGCTGCTAATGATGAATCTGGTGCATCCAAGCAACAAGAATTTCTAGGAAAAGGAAAAACTCAATCTAAtgcaatgtcaaggtcacgagacATAGTAGAAACTACGCATTCAACGTCACCTGAAAGAATAGAAAGAACAATGTCAAGTTTACAGGACAAAGTAAGAACTACAAGGTCAAGGTCTCAGGGTAAAGTACAAAATGGTAATCAAGAAGAAAGTTCACATATACAGATAGAGAATGCACATAATCACACTGGAAACTTGATGGCAGGAGATAGCCAGGACGAGGAATTACAGAAGGTTTTATTGCTGAGTAAGCAGGAATACGAGGAAGCCATGACAACCACAAACACATATAGTCCATCAGAGTCTGCAGCTGAACCAGTCATCTTGATAGACTCACAAGAGTTTGATGGTCCTGACTTACAACAAGTAGATGGTTGTTCATCTCCAGAAATGGAGACTGGTCCAGTATGTGGTGATAGTGGTGAAAGTCCAGTCATACTGATAGACTCTCAGGACTCACAGGGGCAAGCTACCATGACGAATGAGGGTGATTCAAACTTAAATGGAAGTCTTGTTAACTCCACTGTAAAGCATTGTTTTGATAAGAGAAGGGAAGGAAAATGTAAGAATTTCTTTGCTGACTCAAGTCCTTCATCCAAGTCGTCAGCGTGTAGGTATGGTGATGAAGTGGATGGTGGGATTGGATCCCCTGATGAGTGCGATGTGTCTTGTAATGACTCTAATGGAGGTTTGAAGGTCATCTCCGCCTCCGCTATTGTTGATTCTCTCATGGAATCTCTGGTGGCATTAAATGATGCCACATTACCAGGATCAAGTGTTCATACTGAAAGAAAACCGTCCTGTACAGATGATGAAAATGAGACACACTGTGACGAGGAGGTGATGAACAGGTCATCAACTAAAATTACAAAGGATGAAAGCGTGTATGAGGAATTGACACACAAAGATCTGAAGTCTCGGAGTTACCCTCAAGCAAAAGAACAAGAAGCCATAAATGAAAATTGTCCAACTGGAAAAGAAAAGTTATTTCCATTTGATGATAGTCCGACAATAGCGGGTTCACCATTTGATGATAGTCAGACATTAGCCGACGCACCATTTGAAGATAGTCAGACATTAGCCAACGCACCATTTGATGATAGTCAGACATTAGCCGACGCACCATTTGATGATAGTCAGACATTAGCCGACGCACCATTTGATGATAGTCAGACATTAGCCGATGATATCCCTACTGTAAATGATATTTGTCGGGATAGGATAGAAAATGGACTAGAGAGTTGTGGTGACAGTAATGAACAAACTAATGAGACCACATCTGAAGTCAAGGGTGAAGGAGCCCTAAGGAGTCAAGGCAGAGATATTTGTGAAACTCTTCCACACAAAGTCAGTACAGAACTGTGCGATCAATCTCGTCGCTCACTTTTCACTGGGGATACTTTGGACGAGAACCCTACAGATATTTCTAATATCTTGGTGCAGGATACACAAGCAGATGACCTAGAAGACAGAAGAGAGGAGATTGAAGATGATGACATAGATGTTATTCCTCCATCTCCCGAGAAAGACTGTGATAAAAGCCTGAGTTTCAGTACTGGTCTCCTACACGGATCACCTGCAATCTCTGGTCTGAACTTACTGACAAAGGGCTCACATGGAGAAAGGAAAAAAGAACAATATCAATCTACTTGTAACATTGCCAGGAACGAGACTTCCAAGGAACCAGCTAGTTCCACAGCTAAACTATCACCGATCAGTGTGAAATATCCTAGTGgaaaaaatcttgaaaaaagGACAAAATCTGCCATTTTAGATACATCAATGTCCAGATGTGGGGATATTGTTATTGGAAAGTCAGACATGTGTGATACATCAAAATCTAGTCTTTGTGAGAGAGACAAATATATGGAGGATTCAAAGTCTGTGTCCTGTAGTCCTAAGTCACCAATCACCAGTCATGATTCACCAGACATCAACAGTAACTGTCAGGAAGATGACGATGAGACGAATGACGAATCTCAGGATCTTCTGTGTAATGTCCGTGCCTTACCTCCACTATATCCATCCAGTCCTAATGATCGACCATCATTCTCACCTGATCTAGTAACATCACATAATTCCAGCCTTTCATCATCCCCACATAGATCTCCCACAGGAAACAAAGATCCCCAGCAGCAATCTTTTTTGTCTGAGAGTCCACCACTGTCACCTAAAAGTCCATCCCCTCCTCCATGTAATTTTTCCACACTGGTTGATAAAGATACCCCTGTTAGGGATCCGTCCCCTCCATGTAGTCCTTCCTCCCTCCCTGATCTTTCTCCTCCTCCGTGTCAAACGTTATCCCCTTCCCAAAGTTCAGAAGATATCCATAGGCTGTTGCCTGCATCACCAGGTAGTCGTACCTATAGATACATTTCATCCTCAAATAAAAGTTCACCAAAAAGTCATTCACTTTCTCACACAACATCAACAATCAAGTCTCTTTCTGAAGCTACATCTTTACACTTATCCAATTTCACTGGCCCAGGTTCTCCTCGGAATCAAACAACACCTCGAAGAGTTACAACAAAAATCTCATCTAGATCTCCTAAGGCTTCCCATGAGTACTCGCCTCCGAAACAGAACTCTAAAGTTCCCCACTCTCCAGCTAAGAGACTTTGTACAAGTACAGTGTCAAACACTGAAACAAATAACTCTGTGAAAAAGAGTCCCAAAGTTTGTGTGAGCAATTCTTCTTCTATAATCAAAAGTTCAAATAAAGTGAGAGGGTTCACGCCAAACAATGAAGACAAGGTTATTGCCATCAAACAGGAAAAGATGGATGATTTTTCAGTTCCAAATCGGGGAATAGATAAAAGTTGTTCAACTATTGAAAACAATGGACCCAAACCATTACAGCATAGTGAAGCTGAGGCTGACGATGCAGAAGTGGCCCGTAAGTTGCAGGAGTTATTTGATAAAGAATATGAAATGACAATGTCACAGAAGAAAAATGCAGAGAAGCGTCAGACACGTCGGTCAGGTCAAgttatcaaaaatcaaaatgatcaGCGTGAGAGAAGCAGTGTAAAGAGTACAGAGGAGATAGATACTACTAATGATCATGTTATAGCTCAGCAGCTACAACAGGAAATACTAATGGGAGACAACTCTACAGGACAGTCAACTCACAAGGTCAACAAGCACAAAGAAGAAAGGGATCGACTTTACGCTGAAGAGCTACAGCGTCTGGAgtcaaaaaaagaaaacacagGAAAACTAAACAGTAGAGGCAACTCTGAGGAGCGTGATCGTCTTCTTGCAAGACATTTGCAGGAGGAGGAGAATACGATCCGAAAAGAAGACACGATGCTGAAGGAAGATGAGGCATTAGCCAGGCAGCTGTCAGAAATGGACAAACAGCCAATGCCAGGTTAGTCAAAGATTTTCTCTaaattgtatcatttcattgaACTTTATATATGGCTATTTGGACCTTGGAATAAGATGCTATGAACTTAAAATGAGATTCTTTCATTGTTCCAGTTGTTTCTAGAACAGTGCAGAAGAGACATTCAGATTCTAGCCCAAGCCTCTCTAGTCCGAAGCAAGCAAGGACAGACAGTCCATATGGAGGCAGTCCGGCTAGAACCACACCTGGTTTAGGTGGAACCACATGTGGTGCGGGTACTAGGGCCACCACTAGCGGAGCAACAGCTGCCTTTGAGAGGGTTTGGCACAGGAAGTTATTTGCCATGGAGAAACGGGCTAGACATGCTTCCTCTGAGCAGGTTAACATTGTAATGTTACATTAGTTGTGGCATCTAGTGCTAATTCTGGTTTTTTTAGGTCATTGACATAGCAACTAGTACAAATCCATAAATTCATCAGTATATTTACCTTTTCCAACTCAGTTATGTactaatttaaaagtttgatttcACCAATATAATGAAGTTAactttacagaaaaaaaatcttacattCCAATTATAATCCTATATTCTAtgttcttaaaaaaatataagCCAAAAAGGCTATGTTGTCCAACTTGCCCTTTATAAAATTGTTGGcgttgtttttatttacagttGAGTGCTATCAGGAAGGAACAGAATGAACGTTATCAGTCTGGTAAGAGCAGAGGACTGGTTGGTGGTAACCATAGTAACGCCTCACATACAGCCTCGTCACCATGGCAGCGTGCCTTCTCCGCCTCCTCTGGGAATGATAAATGTGAGTTGCTTTTACCATTATGTAAGCTCAATACAATGAAaagtggacccgcgataatccggacgccgatagtccggaaaactcacaatccggacggaaatgtcagggaacggatttccgtaacgttatttatactcactagtccggaaattcgtattccgaatccggaactccattttgggaacggaatgtaattttcgttaataaattcccgcaataatccAGACAAAATTCAAGGCCAGCTAcagtcatgtgtacaatacacactATCACCTGACACTGAGTGTGTTGTCACAACGACGGCTGCGAGGTTATAGCCACAggcgtttacctgaacacctttcacacgggtacatgcagtcatgtaacggttcattggttaggagatcaaacttcagtgttgtaattgagatacgcaatatatttttagcccaccatcatcagatggtgggctattcaaatcgcctttcgtccgtggtccgtcgtccgtccgtccgtccttccgtccgtccttccgtccgtccttccgtccgtccttccgtccgtccttccgtccgtccgtccgtccgtccgtccgttaacaattcttgttaccgctatttctcacaaagtactgaaggtatctttctcaaatttcacatgtaggttcccctagggccctagttgtgcatattgcattttgggaccaatcggtcaacaagatggccgactggcggccatcttggattttgatagttaaagtttgttaccgctatttctcagaaagctgtgaagggatctttctcaaatttcacatgtaggttcccctagggccctagttgtgcatattgcattttgggaccaatcggtcaacaagatggccgactggcggccatcttggattttgatagttaaagtttgttaccgctatttctcagaaagctgtgaagggatctttctcaaatttcacatgtaggttcccctagggccctagttgtgcatattgcattttgggaccaatcggtcaacaagatggccgactggcggccatcttggattttgatagttaaagtttgttaccgctatttttcagaaagctgtgaagggatctttctcaaatttcacatgtaggttcccctagggccttagttgtgcatattgcattttgggaccaatcggtcaacaagatggccgactggcggccatcttggattttgatagttaaagtttg
The nucleotide sequence above comes from Argopecten irradians isolate NY chromosome 1, Ai_NY, whole genome shotgun sequence. Encoded proteins:
- the LOC138314547 gene encoding platelet binding protein GspB-like, which produces MLRRRPSVKVYVRNKARYNPSTEGKDFVCVDITDFAGTTIGDIKEEVRRKCRNTLKIDDLFLDNKALDDDRSVAHFNLEDGTILETTSNPFWVTCINIKHIEVEREQKANPNDKHTQNWTRKSIIRKRTLLSVLLNSKGEYLSQPPHFPALDDFTAYLEVLEKKGATMNPNYTGRDLRLLQQDYQENDEGHSDDPLGSFIHRHSVRLGFRQPDHVLYNNRVEMDGFPGGGRGRGRGGNNNVLPNQTQQRADVDNGGGGGRGRGRGRGRNNNQTPRNQARQRARRVCEDCEAADAEVYCGECQNASGGVGLALCQGCTTILHAGATRRRHVVTDIDQAPKSNKPYTPHAFKAPFSILVALYSGFTSLPPILSMTEDEVKDRAQPLTDTDLQDKQNGRYVGGFECMENTLMQKGFVQREDARNPTYALTHKGQYLAEQLFSFQQIVSRFLATQGVPKIEIPLRLNTTCGRRKICLIIDEQERDRERLLRLAAERNIDAQVRQLPSGDYIWILTPPLTDTRQKYTQKIPEEELVLPYIVERKTWEDLQDSIRTKRFDKQVNNMMESGLKNLFYLMEGSTACVKYKMTEEQRTKLKGSVEKLMLQNGFYVNYTASWFKSALWLVWMTSLITYTFSQGKLAEDCVPYLEYRRRTSRHAVGTVVMPTDTRKRQSVVWSADRFTGLILRETSYKGEVIQELKYDMNQKNPDYVKSVLIVQNLETYNKRRQTTLNKCLEDVFGDQDRMAGSLISGIIDNMSLACLFQMGVEQKLSPYLSNMLHYDIMSYWQLRIQVLANVYVVRTENDNETLRIQHEMEERGDFGKRLGAQNHALLEGDGHRGKGKGKGQRGKGKALNISGNHHTDETDGTDQAVFASDSQTEEFMVQQAIARSMQDTGTNGYSDESDEETRPHCSHTRIPPRHQGGIIDQGSTRGGQDSYTDDLGQAKTSFPGRGQQLGYNLASDDRMVKKNDDIMDKISTSSPYGKARGAVNIDVLNEDEQLRLAIENSLEEAERQKVENRLPYLCGKLQVKCAATISPDWKASSRSEGIGSASHTHLAANDESGASKQQEFLGKGKTQSNAMSRSRDIVETTHSTSPERIERTMSSLQDKVRTTRSRSQGKVQNGNQEESSHIQIENAHNHTGNLMAGDSQDEELQKVLLLSKQEYEEAMTTTNTYSPSESAAEPVILIDSQEFDGPDLQQVDGCSSPEMETGPVCGDSGESPVILIDSQDSQGQATMTNEGDSNLNGSLVNSTVKHCFDKRREGKCKNFFADSSPSSKSSACRYGDEVDGGIGSPDECDVSCNDSNGGLKVISASAIVDSLMESLVALNDATLPGSSVHTERKPSCTDDENETHCDEEVMNRSSTKITKDESVYEELTHKDLKSRSYPQAKEQEAINENCPTGKEKLFPFDDSPTIAGSPFDDSQTLADAPFEDSQTLANAPFDDSQTLADAPFDDSQTLADAPFDDSQTLADDIPTVNDICRDRIENGLESCGDSNEQTNETTSEVKGEGALRSQGRDICETLPHKVSTELCDQSRRSLFTGDTLDENPTDISNILVQDTQADDLEDRREEIEDDDIDVIPPSPEKDCDKSLSFSTGLLHGSPAISGLNLLTKGSHGERKKEQYQSTCNIARNETSKEPASSTAKLSPISVKYPSGKNLEKRTKSAILDTSMSRCGDIVIGKSDMCDTSKSSLCERDKYMEDSKSVSCSPKSPITSHDSPDINSNCQEDDDETNDESQDLLCNVRALPPLYPSSPNDRPSFSPDLVTSHNSSLSSSPHRSPTGNKDPQQQSFLSESPPLSPKSPSPPPCNFSTLVDKDTPVRDPSPPCSPSSLPDLSPPPCQTLSPSQSSEDIHRLLPASPGSRTYRYISSSNKSSPKSHSLSHTTSTIKSLSEATSLHLSNFTGPGSPRNQTTPRRVTTKISSRSPKASHEYSPPKQNSKVPHSPAKRLCTSTVSNTETNNSVKKSPKVCVSNSSSIIKSSNKVRGFTPNNEDKVIAIKQEKMDDFSVPNRGIDKSCSTIENNGPKPLQHSEAEADDAEVARKLQELFDKEYEMTMSQKKNAEKRQTRRSGQVIKNQNDQRERSSVKSTEEIDTTNDHVIAQQLQQEILMGDNSTGQSTHKVNKHKEERDRLYAEELQRLESKKENTGKLNSRGNSEERDRLLARHLQEEENTIRKEDTMLKEDEALARQLSEMDKQPMPVVSRTVQKRHSDSSPSLSSPKQARTDSPYGGSPARTTPGLGGTTCGAGTRATTSGATAAFERVWHRKLFAMEKRARHASSEQLSAIRKEQNERYQSGKSRGLVGGNHSNASHTASSPWQRAFSASSGNDKSQYIGLDDEGYITSSPSRQPNSVLSPSHRTSSHLNAYNTPSSTLSSSSGRSSGFEDLKSSQMSSSVLSTQSSSSNWGDHASTQRTWNDPHSSQMSPSVSSTQSSSSFNITCGNCGEKGHNRNSKTCSRYYSLEETQHRQAKQEKARQRTEEKVAQERQTREQLANHQMVLEDIALRIQQEKDGLSSTIKRMDKKTKQRDKRKK